One window of the Streptomyces sp. TS71-3 genome contains the following:
- the eccE gene encoding type VII secretion protein EccE, protein MTSATPARPRSRSRSAARGSGPGRGPRPAAAPPASASSTPAAFRLTNRSGQFISFRLQQMVLLELAMAVLLGAWVAGALMLVPGVVIAAVLVLLAVARRRGRSLPEWLTTARGLRARKRRAKNTAIPPGTEPGFAPAVECDPALRIYAYGGKDRHTVGMVGDGTFLTAVLQVESDATALRNERDRRPLPLKLVREAMDVDDIHLESAQVVLHTQPAPALHLPQESVAVSNYAPLQAQTGAPAVRITWIALKLDPELCPEAVAARGGGITGAQKCVVRAADQLASRLTGAGFRATLLTEEELAAAIATSACANPMVTAQAGRAEAPQRRTEETSRTWRCDNRRHTTYWVRRWPQLGGSAGSLPQLVALITAIPALATTFSITLSRGEHHEMTVRGFVRVTGRGDTELTAARRRLQQAARHTRTGLVRLDREQLPGVLATMPLGGTR, encoded by the coding sequence GTGACTTCCGCTACGCCGGCTCGACCGCGGTCGAGGAGCCGGTCCGCGGCGCGGGGCTCAGGGCCCGGACGCGGGCCACGGCCCGCCGCGGCGCCCCCGGCCTCCGCGTCCTCCACCCCCGCCGCCTTCCGGCTCACGAACCGCTCGGGGCAGTTCATCTCCTTCCGGTTGCAGCAGATGGTGCTGCTGGAGCTGGCGATGGCCGTGCTGCTGGGCGCGTGGGTGGCGGGCGCCCTCATGTTGGTGCCCGGTGTCGTGATCGCCGCGGTCCTGGTGCTGCTCGCCGTGGCGCGCCGCCGCGGCCGTTCGCTGCCCGAATGGCTCACCACCGCACGCGGGTTGCGCGCTCGAAAGCGCCGGGCGAAGAACACGGCCATACCGCCCGGCACCGAGCCCGGCTTCGCGCCCGCCGTGGAGTGCGACCCCGCGCTGCGGATCTACGCGTACGGCGGCAAGGACCGCCACACGGTCGGCATGGTCGGCGACGGCACGTTCCTGACGGCCGTCCTCCAGGTCGAGTCCGACGCCACGGCGCTGCGCAACGAGCGCGACCGGCGTCCGCTGCCCCTGAAGCTGGTGCGGGAGGCCATGGACGTCGACGACATCCATCTGGAGTCCGCCCAGGTGGTGCTGCACACGCAGCCCGCGCCCGCGCTGCACCTTCCGCAGGAGTCCGTGGCGGTCAGCAACTACGCGCCGCTGCAGGCCCAGACGGGCGCGCCCGCGGTGCGCATCACGTGGATCGCGCTGAAGCTCGACCCGGAGCTCTGCCCGGAGGCGGTGGCGGCGCGCGGCGGCGGGATCACCGGCGCACAGAAGTGCGTGGTGCGCGCGGCGGACCAGCTCGCGAGCCGCCTGACCGGCGCCGGTTTCCGCGCCACGCTCCTCACGGAGGAGGAGCTGGCCGCGGCGATCGCCACCTCCGCGTGCGCCAACCCGATGGTGACGGCCCAGGCAGGCCGGGCGGAGGCCCCGCAGCGCAGGACCGAGGAGACCAGCCGCACCTGGCGCTGCGACAACCGCAGGCACACGACGTACTGGGTGCGGCGCTGGCCGCAGCTGGGCGGCTCGGCCGGGTCGCTGCCGCAGCTCGTCGCGCTGATCACGGCGATACCCGCGCTGGCCACCACGTTCAGCATCACCCTGAGCCGTGGTGAGCACCACGAGATGACGGTCCGTGGCTTTGTGCGCGTGACCGGCCGCGGCGACACCGAGCTCACCGCCGCCCGGCGCCGCCTTCAGCAGGCCGCGCGGCACACCCGGACGGGACTGGTACGGCTCGACCGCGAGCAGCTCCCCGGTGTGCTCGCCACCATGCCGCTGGGAGGCACCCGCTGA
- the eccB gene encoding type VII secretion protein EccB, whose amino-acid sequence MASRRDELNAYTFAKRRMLAAFVQPSATGSEESAPRPLRALVPGVIIAVVIMAGFGAWGMLKPTAPQGWDTPGEKVIIASKSTTRYVVLKTKNKAQLHPVLNMASAKLLLDQDKGQVVNVDESVLDSGKVPHGVTIGIPYAPDRLPDPAEAGAAKRWAVCQRPGDGDAIQKAAFVFAKRDEKRVDGPGRLTGGDLLYVQGPAPDKTRYVVDKSGTAYPLDQDDNLVGAVVPSGHEPQQVSEDWLKTLHNGSKIEFPAINGVGSAAGVDGTLDDQANRVGTILRALDGGVLRYYLVESGKVEPISDFMANLLLQDPDLSQVMTTGQAIKVNRGSFTPSDTEFGSDLNWPKDKPNVANTPSTENGARNTVCNVMRSVAGNGGRTTLSTWAGTAFPATLATGSSSAYVTPGSGQLYRQFQNTETKAGAVFLVTDTGLRYALQSNGDSATADCGIGESGKKNDQQQPPEKESQTRLGYGDVTPAPVPAAWSEFLPTGPRLSPSAACQPQGS is encoded by the coding sequence ATGGCATCACGACGGGACGAACTCAACGCGTACACCTTCGCGAAGCGCCGCATGCTGGCCGCCTTCGTGCAGCCCTCGGCCACGGGTTCCGAGGAGAGCGCGCCCCGCCCGCTGCGGGCCCTGGTGCCCGGCGTGATCATCGCGGTGGTGATCATGGCCGGCTTCGGCGCGTGGGGCATGCTCAAGCCCACGGCCCCGCAGGGCTGGGACACCCCGGGCGAGAAGGTCATCATCGCCAGCAAGTCCACGACGCGTTACGTCGTCCTGAAGACCAAGAACAAGGCGCAGTTGCACCCCGTGCTCAACATGGCCTCCGCCAAGCTCCTGCTCGACCAGGACAAGGGCCAGGTCGTCAACGTCGACGAGTCCGTCCTCGACAGCGGCAAGGTCCCGCACGGCGTCACCATCGGCATCCCCTACGCCCCGGACCGCCTGCCCGACCCGGCCGAGGCGGGCGCGGCCAAGCGCTGGGCCGTCTGCCAGCGCCCCGGGGACGGCGACGCGATCCAGAAGGCGGCGTTCGTGTTCGCCAAGCGCGACGAGAAGCGCGTGGACGGCCCCGGACGGCTGACCGGCGGCGACCTCCTCTACGTGCAGGGGCCCGCACCGGACAAGACCCGGTACGTGGTCGACAAGAGCGGCACGGCCTACCCGCTCGACCAGGACGACAACCTGGTCGGCGCGGTCGTGCCCAGCGGACACGAGCCCCAGCAGGTCTCCGAGGACTGGCTGAAGACACTCCACAACGGCAGCAAGATCGAGTTCCCCGCCATCAACGGCGTGGGGAGCGCGGCCGGGGTCGACGGCACCCTCGACGACCAGGCCAACAGGGTCGGCACGATCCTCCGGGCCCTGGACGGCGGAGTGCTCCGCTACTACCTCGTCGAGTCGGGCAAGGTGGAGCCCATCTCCGACTTCATGGCGAACCTGCTCCTCCAGGACCCGGATCTCTCCCAGGTCATGACGACCGGTCAGGCGATCAAGGTCAACCGCGGCTCCTTCACGCCGAGCGACACGGAGTTCGGCAGCGACCTGAACTGGCCGAAGGACAAGCCGAACGTGGCCAACACCCCGAGCACGGAGAACGGCGCGCGCAACACCGTCTGCAACGTGATGCGCTCCGTCGCGGGCAACGGCGGCAGGACCACCCTCAGCACGTGGGCGGGCACCGCCTTCCCCGCCACCCTCGCCACCGGCTCCAGCAGCGCCTACGTCACCCCCGGCTCCGGCCAGCTCTACCGCCAGTTCCAGAACACCGAGACCAAGGCGGGCGCGGTCTTCCTGGTGACCGACACGGGTCTGCGCTACGCGCTCCAGAGCAACGGCGACAGCGCCACGGCCGACTGCGGCATCGGCGAGTCCGGCAAGAAGAACGACCAGCAGCAGCCCCCGGAGAAGGAGTCCCAGACCCGGCTGGGCTACGGGGACGTCACCCCGGCGCCGGTGCCCGCCGCCTGGTCGGAGTTCCTGCCGACGGGCCCGCGGCTCTCGCCGTCGGCGGCCTGCCAGCCTCAGGGCTCGTGA
- the mycP gene encoding type VII secretion-associated serine protease mycosin gives MTHARFRRPAPGRSAPIRAVAAALLATAMATGLLTATGAPAVADSGECSFPNKEYAGKPWALQRVNLDELWQQSRGKGVRVAVIDTGVDTKNPQLAHAVDARDGHNYLPPKNDKGETIDRGNSQGTTDTVGHGTKVAGIIAARPYKGTGFVGLAPDATIIPIKQNDAEGNGDTKSLTAAINYAVSKKADVINISQDTTNAIAGGTDLEQAVKNAIAAGVVVVASAGNDGLGGNVKKTYPASYDGVLAVAASDRNNERAQFSQSNYQVGVAAPGVDMISTVPKGGHCSDDGTSFSAPYVAGVAALIKAKHGDWTPKEIIAQIEQTAERSFSGRDRLVGWGVVDPVRALTEDDHKIEEPVAHEGLARAEAPAPAPLHLGETESERNARLGTYVTVGAAVLVAALAGTGVATRDARRRRRRIRGQG, from the coding sequence ATGACCCACGCACGCTTCCGGCGGCCGGCGCCCGGCCGCAGCGCTCCGATCCGGGCGGTGGCGGCCGCCCTGCTGGCCACCGCCATGGCCACGGGCCTGCTCACCGCCACCGGTGCGCCCGCCGTCGCGGACTCCGGCGAGTGCTCCTTCCCGAACAAGGAGTACGCGGGAAAGCCCTGGGCCCTGCAACGGGTGAACCTGGACGAGCTGTGGCAGCAGTCCAGGGGCAAGGGCGTCCGGGTCGCCGTCATCGACACCGGCGTCGACACGAAGAACCCGCAGCTCGCCCACGCGGTGGACGCCCGAGACGGGCACAACTACCTGCCCCCCAAGAACGACAAGGGCGAGACCATCGACCGCGGCAACAGCCAGGGCACCACGGACACCGTCGGCCACGGCACCAAGGTCGCCGGCATCATCGCCGCCCGCCCCTACAAGGGCACCGGCTTCGTGGGGCTGGCCCCCGACGCGACGATCATCCCGATCAAGCAGAACGACGCGGAGGGCAACGGCGACACCAAGAGCCTGACGGCGGCCATCAACTACGCGGTCAGCAAGAAGGCCGACGTCATCAACATCTCGCAGGACACCACGAACGCCATCGCCGGCGGCACCGATCTGGAGCAGGCGGTGAAGAACGCCATCGCCGCCGGAGTCGTCGTGGTGGCGTCCGCCGGCAACGACGGCCTCGGCGGCAACGTCAAGAAGACGTACCCCGCGTCCTACGACGGCGTCCTCGCGGTGGCGGCCTCGGACCGCAACAACGAACGGGCCCAGTTCTCCCAGTCCAACTACCAGGTGGGCGTGGCCGCGCCGGGCGTCGACATGATCTCCACCGTTCCCAAGGGCGGCCACTGCTCCGACGACGGAACCAGCTTCTCGGCCCCCTACGTGGCGGGCGTCGCGGCGCTCATCAAGGCCAAGCACGGGGACTGGACACCGAAGGAGATCATCGCCCAGATCGAGCAGACCGCGGAACGCTCCTTCAGCGGCCGCGACCGCCTCGTCGGCTGGGGCGTCGTCGACCCGGTGCGGGCGCTCACCGAGGACGACCACAAGATCGAGGAGCCCGTGGCCCACGAGGGCCTCGCCCGCGCCGAGGCCCCCGCCCCCGCCCCGCTCCACCTGGGCGAGACGGAGTCCGAGCGCAACGCCCGCCTGGGCACGTACGTGACCGTCGGCGCGGCGGTCCTGGTGGCGGCCCTGGCCGGTACCGGCGTCGCGACACGTGACGCGCGGCGGCGCAGGCGCAGGATCCGGGGTCAGGGGTAA
- a CDS encoding WXG100 family type VII secretion target: MTHGGHNTHGEHAQDVQRAQSEVSVTDASNQALRMLSGFFGGGHLHIGRSDFEGHELNAMIDLVENTKPSDLENAGQALFSARDAIREAAGELNGHIDNVDWHGDSGTAFRTWGLNLVKNTQALADYADGAGLQITAAGSGLSSVRSSMPPKDTRPHKKKVADIPAPARVEGNPDYDEAVKVEGHRQEAINQMNRLSSFYTVTSGALAQQKPPVFEPMPDVGVPKPTPGSIENPPSTGRTGPLGSSGQVDASVHRSTGHVSDDSNHQLRVHGEITDQHRPDVGMKIDTVATLPPTPPTDTVQTPTHTPPTSPTQQPPLPTAQGFVNQNPIKNGSVRAVGNTNTTPQARGSVRDTATGKGTTSAGRAANNMSRQAMNQMHASGRTSSTGRMPMGRGGVSGGTPRAASNAKSSSAGAVRKGGVVGGRPTSQTGGPTSRVPKGNVIGGQKETPDRNQRTPGKVGQRGVIGAPNKQSGKQGPTRRSPGAPEGIVGAPKERTKGPKGERAGFTSGGSGLVREDREQRRDDRDQHPDQHDRLPQEHPHHHDAGDPPTPEHRLPHAPPETD, from the coding sequence ATGACCCACGGAGGGCACAACACCCACGGGGAGCACGCGCAGGACGTCCAGCGCGCCCAGAGCGAAGTGAGCGTCACGGATGCGAGCAACCAGGCTCTGCGGATGCTCTCCGGCTTCTTCGGCGGCGGGCATCTCCACATCGGTCGCAGCGACTTCGAGGGCCACGAGCTCAACGCCATGATCGACCTGGTCGAGAACACCAAGCCCAGCGACCTGGAGAACGCCGGTCAGGCCCTCTTCAGCGCCCGCGACGCCATCAGGGAAGCCGCAGGGGAGCTCAACGGCCACATCGACAACGTCGACTGGCACGGTGACTCCGGCACCGCCTTCCGTACCTGGGGCCTCAACCTGGTGAAGAACACCCAGGCCCTCGCGGACTACGCCGACGGCGCGGGACTGCAGATCACCGCGGCGGGCTCCGGCCTCTCCTCGGTGCGCAGCTCCATGCCGCCGAAGGACACCCGGCCGCACAAGAAGAAGGTCGCGGACATCCCGGCGCCCGCACGGGTCGAGGGGAACCCCGACTACGACGAGGCAGTCAAGGTAGAGGGCCACCGCCAGGAGGCCATCAACCAGATGAACCGGCTGTCGTCGTTCTACACGGTCACCAGCGGGGCGCTGGCACAGCAGAAGCCGCCTGTGTTCGAGCCGATGCCGGATGTGGGGGTGCCGAAGCCGACGCCCGGCTCTATTGAAAATCCTCCGAGCACGGGCCGGACCGGCCCCCTCGGAAGCTCCGGTCAGGTTGATGCCTCCGTGCACCGGTCGACCGGGCACGTGTCCGATGACAGCAATCATCAGCTGCGTGTGCACGGCGAGATCACCGACCAGCACCGTCCCGACGTGGGCATGAAGATCGACACCGTCGCGACCCTGCCTCCGACCCCGCCGACTGACACGGTCCAGACTCCCACGCACACCCCGCCGACCAGCCCGACACAGCAGCCTCCGCTGCCGACGGCCCAGGGTTTCGTGAACCAGAACCCGATCAAGAACGGCTCCGTGCGGGCCGTGGGGAACACCAACACGACACCCCAGGCCCGGGGTTCGGTCCGGGACACCGCTACTGGAAAGGGCACCACGAGCGCGGGACGCGCGGCCAACAACATGAGCCGGCAGGCGATGAACCAGATGCACGCGTCCGGTCGCACCAGCTCGACCGGCCGCATGCCGATGGGCAGGGGCGGCGTGAGCGGCGGCACCCCGCGCGCCGCGAGCAACGCCAAGTCGTCGAGCGCCGGAGCCGTCCGCAAGGGCGGTGTGGTCGGAGGCAGGCCCACCAGCCAGACGGGCGGTCCCACGTCCCGGGTTCCCAAGGGGAACGTCATCGGCGGCCAGAAGGAAACACCCGATCGCAACCAGAGGACACCCGGCAAGGTCGGGCAGCGCGGCGTGATCGGGGCGCCCAACAAGCAGAGCGGCAAGCAGGGGCCCACACGACGGTCCCCCGGCGCACCTGAGGGCATCGTGGGGGCGCCGAAAGAGCGGACCAAGGGTCCCAAGGGCGAGCGGGCCGGTTTCACGTCCGGTGGCTCCGGCCTGGTCCGGGAGGACCGGGAGCAGCGCCGGGATGACCGGGACCAGCACCCGGATCAGCACGATCGCCTGCCCCAGGAACATCCACACCATCACGATGCCGGTGATCCGCCCACGCCGGAGCACCGCCTGCCCCACGCACCACCTGAGACCGACTAG
- a CDS encoding S8 family serine peptidase has protein sequence MAATLGVWGVALTGLAPAAAADDVQSQQWYLDAMSADQLWKVSTGKGITVAVIDTGVSDTPSLQGKLLPGTDVTGTTGGAHSDYEGHGTTMAELIAGSGRGGGLKGLAPDAKIDPIRTTLKSLSSSHGGDSDKAIRAAADSDAQIINMSFGGDVPTSDEAAAVEYAIGKGKLLFAGMGNEGDTKLYYPAGYDGVVGVSAADENGTVTSFSQHGINVDLASPGAHVPAWCDKNLKSYCKSEGTSQASAIASASAALIWSAHPKWTADQVLRVLVDTAGRDWPKDKPSTYLGYGLIRPARNLLHHEGSPGAPDIDPITGAKTPGVAASSGTAGTSATGSASQNPDDKSSDGKGSSDGAGTSGDKSSAAASSEDSGGDGQMWTIIGVVAAVVVIGGAVFAFVRKRRTA, from the coding sequence GTGGCCGCGACGCTGGGCGTCTGGGGCGTTGCCCTGACGGGTCTTGCACCCGCGGCGGCGGCTGACGATGTCCAGTCGCAGCAGTGGTACCTGGACGCCATGAGCGCTGATCAACTGTGGAAGGTCAGCACAGGCAAGGGCATCACAGTCGCGGTGATCGACACTGGCGTTTCCGACACGCCCTCCCTTCAGGGAAAGTTGCTCCCTGGCACAGACGTAACAGGAACCACCGGCGGCGCCCACAGCGACTACGAAGGCCATGGGACGACCATGGCTGAACTCATCGCGGGGTCAGGAAGGGGCGGGGGGCTCAAAGGTCTGGCTCCGGACGCCAAGATCGACCCTATTCGAACGACCCTGAAATCACTGTCATCGTCGCATGGGGGTGACAGCGACAAGGCCATCCGTGCCGCCGCGGATAGCGATGCTCAGATCATCAACATGTCTTTCGGCGGGGATGTCCCCACATCCGATGAAGCGGCCGCGGTCGAGTACGCCATTGGGAAAGGCAAGTTGCTCTTCGCCGGTATGGGTAACGAGGGAGACACCAAGCTGTATTACCCCGCCGGTTACGACGGAGTGGTCGGCGTCTCCGCCGCCGACGAGAACGGCACCGTCACCAGCTTCTCCCAGCACGGCATCAACGTCGACCTAGCCTCACCAGGCGCCCACGTCCCCGCATGGTGCGACAAGAACCTGAAGAGCTACTGCAAGAGCGAGGGCACCAGCCAGGCCTCCGCCATCGCCTCCGCCTCCGCCGCCCTCATCTGGTCCGCGCACCCCAAGTGGACCGCGGATCAGGTCCTCCGTGTACTCGTCGACACCGCCGGGCGTGACTGGCCGAAGGACAAGCCCAGCACCTACCTCGGCTACGGGCTGATCCGGCCGGCCCGCAATCTCCTGCACCACGAGGGGAGCCCGGGTGCTCCCGACATCGACCCCATCACCGGTGCGAAAACCCCGGGAGTTGCTGCCAGCTCGGGAACCGCCGGAACCTCCGCAACCGGATCGGCGTCCCAAAATCCGGACGACAAATCCTCGGACGGCAAGGGATCCTCAGACGGCGCCGGAACCTCGGGGGACAAGAGTTCCGCGGCCGCGTCCTCGGAGGACTCCGGTGGCGACGGTCAGATGTGGACCATCATCGGAGTGGTGGCCGCGGTCGTCGTGATCGGCGGCGCGGTCTTCGCCTTCGTCAGGAAACGGCGCACCGCCTGA
- a CDS encoding WXG100 family type VII secretion target: MADGQKVSDPELVKLEQHIVEKYDSIKDQVKRLQGTIDQLEAHWVGLGANAFGSKQAEINTSLVHMGKTLAKFLDAMNATRKIKNDSEDKIMADAKAIDPGLGNTTSALSSY, translated from the coding sequence ATGGCTGATGGCCAGAAGGTATCAGACCCGGAACTCGTCAAGCTCGAGCAGCACATCGTGGAGAAGTACGACTCGATCAAGGATCAGGTCAAGCGGCTCCAGGGCACCATCGACCAGCTCGAGGCGCACTGGGTCGGTCTCGGCGCCAACGCCTTCGGCAGCAAGCAGGCGGAGATCAACACCAGCCTCGTCCACATGGGCAAGACGCTGGCGAAGTTCCTCGACGCCATGAACGCCACTCGGAAGATCAAGAACGACTCCGAGGACAAGATCATGGCGGACGCCAAGGCGATCGACCCGGGTCTGGGCAACACCACGTCGGCTCTCAGCAGCTACTGA
- a CDS encoding WXG100 family type VII secretion target, with protein MANPHYDELAVKYGGLDAMATELGNQAKRLEADLEDIKAAVTRAATGWDGEAHRTYTQVQQAWDKDARVIHQALMNITRLVHNAGGDYRGGDLKAASYFQ; from the coding sequence ATGGCGAACCCGCATTACGACGAACTCGCAGTGAAGTACGGCGGCCTCGACGCGATGGCCACCGAGCTCGGCAACCAGGCCAAGCGCCTGGAGGCCGACCTGGAGGACATCAAGGCCGCGGTGACCCGCGCCGCCACCGGCTGGGACGGCGAGGCGCACCGCACCTACACCCAGGTGCAGCAGGCGTGGGACAAGGACGCCAGGGTCATCCACCAGGCGCTGATGAACATCACGCGCCTGGTGCACAACGCCGGCGGTGACTACCGCGGCGGCGACCTGAAGGCCGCCAGCTACTTCCAGTAG
- a CDS encoding DUF397 domain-containing protein, whose protein sequence is MADARDEALRAHDTQEAQSAQDARDAETKARKEREKEELYGLDISGVEWHGAPGTEAHEERVEIAYLPDGAVAMRSSLDPDTVLRYTEAEWRAFVLGARDGEFDLEPAPHNGGLPAE, encoded by the coding sequence ATGGCCGACGCTCGGGACGAGGCGCTTCGCGCACACGACACGCAGGAGGCGCAAAGCGCCCAGGACGCGCGTGACGCTGAGACCAAGGCGCGCAAGGAGCGTGAGAAGGAGGAGCTCTACGGGCTCGACATCTCCGGTGTCGAGTGGCACGGCGCGCCGGGCACCGAGGCGCACGAGGAACGCGTCGAGATCGCGTATCTGCCTGACGGCGCGGTGGCCATGCGCTCGTCGCTCGACCCGGACACCGTCCTGCGGTACACGGAGGCCGAGTGGCGGGCGTTCGTGCTCGGCGCCCGGGACGGCGAGTTCGACCTGGAGCCGGCGCCGCACAACGGCGGCCTGCCGGCCGAGTGA
- a CDS encoding DUF6571 family protein, whose translation MDLDALRFGNFSKLGEAITDWDEMTKKLETLARDARQNLKGKADKANWAGVNSQVSRGFIDKTAGEFDDAHTQASTVHNILKDTNDELTGYRKQLNDAIDRGLKKNLTVVDTGHGGFTVAMNIHPDRAAQGTKVPEHTEQDVADLRDEVQRILKNATDSDTSAAKALRLIVDQAKYGFSDANYKDRDSAANAIKAAEDMAKLMKKDPKDLSDAELKTLNADLTKYGKDPLFSETLALDVGPKKTLQFWADLADPQYPTYDPERQQLAKELQKSLGITLGTATLSDSPAMEKWEKQMVDLGPQGMGDDKDGYPKGFQVMSALMRFGDYDDQFLNDYGDKLVAYDKQWDDEDLNHWINNFDQSDLNFYGKGDRGRDPMTGFLEALGHNPDASTQFFAQPEGVKGTVDQDSELNDHFKYLTEERHWWSDDPQTKHGYMAGQDALGHALESATTGYAYDAKPPGPGAFVDHRTADTAGVMEQVAYLYGGENGPKTLHDHPELADSLGKMASAYIDDIDYSMSGIGDHGRDDDNYPARYPGRADFGNAGAINFLSVLGQNEESHKITSGAQHLYTLSLLQQNPPTDQEHYDRAKDALGLEAQTRGVLDHSRVQQAAADYGADSDDANKSLGRSTDWIKWGVGVTIGAGVAAIPGAEGAGMAIIPLATETAGSAVEEFIGQGIDNAADKAEDDPTAKAQMTSQKFFEAGADTIGNDYDYYFRGHEQKGDYDNVVGDLNDKYYGTGPNEDRYRGRPPYKD comes from the coding sequence ATGGACCTCGACGCGCTCCGCTTCGGCAACTTCTCCAAGCTCGGTGAGGCCATCACCGACTGGGACGAGATGACCAAGAAGCTCGAGACCCTGGCCCGCGACGCCCGGCAGAACCTCAAGGGCAAGGCGGACAAGGCGAACTGGGCCGGTGTGAACTCGCAGGTCTCCCGCGGCTTCATCGACAAGACCGCCGGCGAGTTCGACGACGCGCACACCCAGGCGAGCACCGTCCACAACATCCTCAAGGACACCAACGACGAGCTCACCGGCTACCGCAAGCAGCTCAACGACGCCATCGACCGCGGCCTGAAGAAGAACCTCACCGTGGTGGACACCGGGCACGGCGGCTTCACCGTGGCCATGAACATCCACCCCGACCGGGCCGCGCAGGGCACGAAGGTTCCCGAGCACACCGAGCAGGACGTCGCCGACCTGCGCGACGAGGTCCAGCGGATCCTCAAGAACGCCACCGACAGCGACACCTCCGCCGCCAAGGCCCTGCGGCTCATCGTCGACCAGGCGAAGTACGGGTTCTCCGACGCGAACTACAAGGACCGTGACTCCGCGGCGAACGCCATCAAGGCCGCCGAAGACATGGCCAAGCTGATGAAGAAGGATCCGAAGGACCTGAGCGACGCGGAGCTCAAGACGCTCAACGCCGACCTCACCAAGTACGGCAAGGACCCCCTCTTCTCCGAGACCCTGGCGCTCGACGTCGGCCCGAAGAAGACCCTCCAGTTCTGGGCGGACCTCGCGGACCCGCAGTACCCCACCTACGATCCGGAACGGCAGCAGCTGGCCAAGGAGCTCCAGAAGAGCCTCGGCATCACCCTCGGCACAGCAACGCTCTCCGACAGCCCCGCGATGGAGAAGTGGGAGAAGCAGATGGTCGACCTCGGCCCGCAGGGCATGGGGGACGACAAGGACGGCTACCCCAAGGGCTTCCAGGTGATGAGCGCCCTGATGCGGTTCGGGGACTACGACGACCAGTTCCTGAACGACTACGGCGACAAGCTCGTCGCCTACGACAAGCAGTGGGACGACGAGGACCTGAACCACTGGATCAACAACTTCGACCAGTCGGACCTCAACTTCTACGGCAAGGGCGACCGGGGCCGGGACCCGATGACGGGCTTCCTGGAGGCGCTCGGGCACAACCCGGACGCGTCCACGCAGTTCTTCGCGCAGCCCGAGGGCGTCAAGGGCACGGTCGACCAGGACTCCGAGCTCAACGACCACTTCAAGTACCTGACCGAGGAACGGCACTGGTGGTCGGACGACCCCCAGACGAAGCACGGCTACATGGCCGGCCAGGACGCTCTGGGGCATGCGCTGGAGTCGGCCACGACCGGGTACGCGTACGACGCCAAGCCCCCCGGTCCGGGCGCCTTCGTCGACCACCGCACCGCCGACACGGCGGGGGTCATGGAGCAGGTCGCCTACCTCTACGGCGGCGAGAACGGGCCGAAGACGCTGCACGACCACCCGGAGCTGGCGGACAGCCTGGGCAAGATGGCGTCGGCCTACATCGACGACATCGACTACAGCATGTCCGGCATCGGCGACCACGGCAGGGACGACGACAACTACCCGGCCCGCTACCCCGGCCGCGCGGACTTCGGCAACGCCGGTGCCATCAACTTCCTCAGCGTCCTGGGGCAGAACGAGGAATCCCACAAGATCACATCCGGTGCCCAGCACCTCTACACGCTGAGCCTGCTCCAGCAGAATCCCCCGACGGACCAGGAGCACTACGACCGCGCCAAGGACGCGCTGGGCCTGGAGGCCCAGACCCGCGGCGTGCTGGACCACTCCCGCGTCCAGCAGGCGGCGGCCGACTACGGTGCGGACTCCGACGACGCCAACAAGTCGCTGGGCAGGTCCACGGACTGGATCAAGTGGGGCGTCGGCGTCACGATCGGCGCGGGCGTGGCCGCCATTCCCGGAGCCGAGGGGGCGGGCATGGCCATCATCCCGCTCGCCACGGAGACCGCCGGAAGCGCGGTGGAGGAGTTCATCGGCCAGGGCATCGACAACGCCGCGGACAAGGCCGAGGACGACCCCACCGCGAAGGCGCAGATGACCAGCCAGAAGTTCTTCGAAGCGGGCGCCGACACCATCGGCAACGACTACGACTACTACTTCCGGGGTCACGAGCAGAAGGGCGACTACGACAACGTCGTGGGCGACCTCAATGACAAGTACTACGGCACCGGTCCCAACGAGGACAGGTACCGCGGCCGCCCCCCGTACAAGGACTGA